In the genome of Fusarium fujikuroi IMI 58289 draft genome, chromosome FFUJ_chr02, one region contains:
- a CDS encoding related to bud emergence mediator BEM1 codes for MRFVQALRRSIKGDKDKGSVAPKSAVAIVPPKKVGGLPLPSQSQALNPIQLWIATFGTAHGSTTNLQSLSLDADAQSNLQVIRALYDYEARSSQELSFSRGDFFHVIARENDQDWYEACNPALPDARGLVPVTFFQALGRTERDSAQSDGGQLPAPTKNPDHDSGYSESPAMQTAPAVMSPTTAVPQQGHQRNSKSVGKSGAMVYGIVMYDFAAERADELEAKAGEAIIVIAQSNPEWFVAKPIGRLGGPGLIPVSFVEIRDMASDKAIANPGDAIKRAGVPKVEEWKKMAAEYKNSSITLGKFEGGGPQQPGQGIEQGMERMSIQQQQHSRQPSQNGAQAGYASQPRTSQQPQQNHVQKPVSQLNAPLQARIPRYCFAEDKYWFVIEALLEDGRQWELSRYYEDFYDFQIALLTEFPAEAGNTGTQKRTLPYMPGPVNYVTDAITEGRLHNLDAYVKNMLNQPHYISRCNLVRQFFAPREGDYEIDPNDNEEEYRLSQASQLSSAESPAGGSQNNLNGSTYGLSAAPAHQMGPGSPDIQRQPSSLSQPSQTSLGNGMQPQAQPASAMKIKMYFNGDLIAIRVPTDISFQALYEKICDRLKVPAGQEVQLFYKDEPTGDKPSMLSDNDLDYALQRNEKLLLYVEAV; via the coding sequence ATGCGCTTCGTGCAGGCTCTTCGACGTTCGATCAAAGGTGACAAGGACAAAGGATCCGTCGCTCCCAAATCGGCTGTCGCCATTGTTCCTCCAAAGAAGGTTGGTGGCCTCCCACTCCCAAGCCAATCTCAAGCCTTAAATCCTATTCAATTATGGATTGCCACATTTGGCACAGCCCATGGTTCCACGACAAACTTGCAATCACTGAGCCTAGACGCTGATGCCCAATCTAATTTGCAGGTCATTCGAGCTCTTTACGATTACGAGGCACGATCGAGCCAAGAACTGAGCTTTTCGAGAGGCGACTTTTTCCACGTTATTGCCCGCGAAAACGATCAAGATTGGTACGAAGCATGTAACCCAGCTCTCCCTGACGCCCGGGGTCTCGTCCCTGTCACCTTCTTTCAAGCGCTTGGCCGAACCGAGAGAGATAGCGCACAGTCCGACGGTGGCCAACTCCCCGCTCCGACAAAGAACCCCGACCACGATTCTGGATACAGCGAATCTCCAGCAATGCAAACTGCGCCAGCCGTTATGTCACCCACTACAGCCGTGCCTCAGCAAGGCCATCAACGTAATTCGAAGTCGGTTGGAAAGTCGGGCGCCATGGTCTACGGAATTGTCATGTACGACTTTGCTGCGGAGAGGGCAGACGAGTTGGAGGCTAAAGCTGGCGAGgcaatcatcgtcatcgcacAATCGAACCCCGAGTGGTTCGTGGCCAAGCCCATCGGTCGATTGGGTGGCCCAGGGCTCATCCCCGTTTCCTTTGTCGAGATTCGTGATATGGCAAGCGATAAGGCAATTGCAAACCCGGGTGACGCCATAAAGCGTGCTGGTGTTCCAAAGGTGGAagaatggaagaagatggccgcGGAATACAAGAACAGCAGCATCACGCTGGGCAAGTTTGAGGGAGGCGGCCCTCAGCAACCTGGGCAGGGCATTGAGCAAGGCATGGAACGAATGAGcattcagcaacagcagcattcTCGACAACCTTCTCAGAATGGAGCGCAGGCCGGATACgcatctcaacctcgaacATCGCAACAACCTCAGCAAAATCATGTACAGAAACCGGTCTCACAACTCAACGCACCGCTACAAGCGCGCATACCACGATACTGCTTTGCAGAGGATAAGTATTGGTTCGTGATCGAAGCACTGCTAGAAGACGGACGACAGTGGGAGCTGTCTCGCTATTACGAGGACTTTTACGACTTCCAGATCGCTCTTTTGACCGAATTTCCAGCTGAGGCCGGTAACACAGGGACACAGAAGCGTACACTGCCGTACATGCCTGGACCAGTCAACTATGTCACAGATGCAATCACCGAAGGACGCCTCCATAATTTGGACGCGTACGTGAAGAACATGCTGAACCAGCCCCATTACATTTCGAGGTGCAACCTGGTGAGACAGTTCTTTGCACCCCGCGAAGGAGATTACGAGATCGATCCAAACGACAACGAAGAGGAGTACCGCCTGTCACAAGCATCACAGCTGTCATCGGCCGAGTCCCCAGCTGGTGGATCACAGAACAATTTGAACGGCAGCACATATGGCCTTTCAGCTGCACCAGCGCATCAGATGGGCCCAGGTTCCCCTGACATCCAAAGACaaccatcttctttgtcacAACCCTCACAAACGTCTCTCGGTAACGGTATGCAACCCCAGGCTCAACCAGCATCAGCaatgaagatcaagatgTATTTCAACGGGGATCTCATTGCCATCCGAGTACCAACAGACATCTCATTCCAAGCACTTTATGAAAAGATTTGTGATCGTCTGAAGGTGCCGGCGGGTCAGGAGGTCCAACTGTTTTACAAGGACGAGCCCACTGGAGATAAGCCAAGTATGCTTAGTGACAACGACTTGGACTATGCTCTGCAGCGGAACGAGAAGCTTCTGCTCTATGTGGAGGCCGTGTGA
- a CDS encoding related to leucine permease transcriptional regulator: protein MPTWPAQQAPSVTQQTVPTSYAYPTSKLSSGLPTDDISFSRPTALTRNADPAFIPVAVRQGFSQYAAPAAPYAGYVPPQPPVQHQMSPASPVNGVTPTPEQAKSKVDWPESVRSYVQRSFLPQNDEPTVSRAEIEAKLKSTIGTAKENGTLYTLDWDNMPLPQALVKAERDADIKQSFHVPINSKKRKSTDFASNDNSQPPWRTNSRSSLEDRISYPSPEKRASMDEPLPKSSKFQKEANKRKRRFENEYKSLRSPSPPPPSSGPIIGTCEVLEKKYLRLTAPPVPSKVRPEHILRQTLELLKKKWKRESNYSYICDQFKSMRQDLTVQHIKNDFTVSVYEIHARIALEKGDIGEYNQCQTQLRSLYGMGLKGNPIEFKAYRILYFIHTANRTGLNDTLADLTTAEKGEKPIKHALEVRSSLALGNYHKFFQLYLDTPNMGAYLMDMFVARERLAALCNICKAYKPDVKLRFITEELGFESDADAAQFIIDHQGRHLLEDRTDYIAFMTGKAGPLFEGARSTAFQKVDIKGQI from the exons ATGCCAACCTGGCCAGCGCAGCAAGCGCCGAGCGTAACTCAGCAAACCGTCCCGACATCTTACGCCTACCCAACGAGTAAGTTGTCTTCCGGACTGCCCACAGACGACATCTCCTTCTCTCGCCCGACAGCCCTGACACGAAATGCAGATCCAGCCTTCATTCCCGTAGCCGTTCGTCAAGGATTCAGTCAGTACGCAGCGCCAGCTGCTCCTTATGCTGGCTACGTGCCTCCACAGCCCCCAGTGCAACATCAAATGTCTCCCGCTTCTCCCGTGAATGGTGTAACCCCGACACCTGAGCAAGCCAAGTCCAAAGTGGACTGGCCCGAATCTGTTCGGAGCTATGTTCAAAGATCTTTCCTCCCCCAAAATGACGAACCCACTGTGTCTCGCGCGGAAATCGAGGCTAAACTTAAGAGCACCATCGGTACCGCAAAGGAAAACGGCACGTTATACACGCTCGATTGGGACAACATGCCCCTCCCACAGGCCCTAGTCAAAGCCGAACGTGATGCGGATATCAAGCAGAGTTTCCATGTTCccatcaactccaagaaGAGGAAATCTACCGATTTTGCCAGTAATGACAACTCCCAGCCTCCGTGGCGTACTAACTCGCGTTCTTCACTTGAGGACCGTATTTCCTATCCTTCCCCCGAAAAGCGTGCTTCCATGGACGAGCCCCTGCCGAAATCAAGTAAGTTCCAGAAGGAAGCCAACAAGCGCAAGCGACGGTTCGAGAACGAATACAAGTCGCTCAGGTCGCCCAGTCCGCCTCCGCCTTCATCTGGACCTATTATTGGCACATGCGAGGtacttgagaagaagtatcTTCGTCTTACCGCTCCTCCAGTTCCGTCCAAGGTTCGACCTGAACACATTTTGCGTCAGACTCTAGAacttctgaagaagaagtggaaGCGGGAAAGCAACTATTCGTACATCTGTGATCAGTTCAAGTCTATGAGGCAAGATCTGACTGTGCAACATATCAAGAACGACTTTACTGTTTCCGTCTATGAAATCCATGCCCGAATTGCCTTGGAGAAGGGGGATATTGGTGAGTATAATCAGTGCCAGACGCAACTGCGGTCGCTGTATGGCATGGGCCTAAAAGGCAACCCCATTGAATTCAAGGCATATCGCATTCTTTATTTCATCCACACGGCCAACCGAACTGGGTTGAACGATACTTTGGCAGATCTAACCACAGCAGAGAAAGGGGAGAAGCCGATTAAGCATGCTTTAGAAGTGCGATCATCATTGGCATTGGGCAACTATCATAAGTTCTTCCAGCTTTACCTTGACACCCCTAACATGGGTGCATATTTGATGGACATGTTTGTTGCTCGAGAACGGCTTGCTGCGTTGTGCAATATTTGCAAAGC ATACAAGCCGGATGTGAAACTTCGTTTCATCACTGAGGAACTCGGTTTTGAGTCTGATGCTGATGCAGCCCAGTTCATCATCGATCACCAAGGTCGACATTTGTTGGAAGACCGAACAGACTACATTGCGTTTATGACCGGGAAAGCCGGTCCCCTATTTGAGGGCGCGCGCAGCACGGCGTTCCAAAAGGTTGATATCAAGGGCCAGATCTAA